Proteins co-encoded in one Jeotgalibacillus malaysiensis genomic window:
- a CDS encoding histidine kinase has product MIRVASLNHWFILQYLRFTVYGAILLFTILQLYIFLSPDPFLNTAASLGVVGMTSAIFFAMSIYIGIRSGKIMRQRIHGMTAFVARLSSGKAGETMEIEEMDDLSTLEEALNELSININEQTKSLQRISSERLNLEKQAQQAAIIEERQRLARDLHDSVSQQLFALNMLSSASVRMLDANQEDAGKLVRQAAEIAEKAQGEMRALLLHLRPVDLKGESLSTGLEKLAYELEQKTPITFSMQLDQMEKIHESADEHLFRVVQEAVSNILRHANATEITIRTEVKGSSFYLFVGDNGDGFDVTDKKWTSYGLQTMKERCEEIGGQFEIRSKSGEGTYITIRIPIMEGGE; this is encoded by the coding sequence ATGATCAGAGTAGCGAGTCTTAATCACTGGTTCATTCTGCAATATCTCAGATTCACCGTCTATGGCGCCATTTTGTTATTTACTATTCTGCAACTATATATATTTCTCTCGCCGGATCCATTTTTGAATACTGCTGCTTCACTTGGCGTAGTTGGCATGACATCAGCCATCTTTTTTGCAATGTCGATCTATATCGGCATCCGCTCAGGCAAAATTATGCGTCAGCGTATTCATGGAATGACGGCTTTTGTTGCCAGACTTTCATCCGGGAAAGCCGGTGAAACAATGGAAATTGAAGAAATGGATGACCTCTCAACACTTGAAGAGGCGTTAAATGAACTATCAATTAATATAAATGAACAAACGAAATCCTTACAGCGGATCTCAAGTGAGCGGCTCAACCTTGAAAAACAGGCTCAGCAGGCTGCAATCATTGAAGAGCGTCAACGTCTCGCGCGTGATCTTCATGATTCTGTCAGTCAGCAATTGTTTGCTTTAAATATGCTCTCCTCCGCATCGGTCAGAATGCTTGATGCGAACCAGGAGGATGCAGGTAAGCTTGTCCGTCAGGCTGCAGAAATTGCCGAGAAGGCCCAGGGTGAAATGAGAGCACTTTTGCTGCATCTGAGACCAGTGGACTTAAAAGGAGAGTCCTTATCCACAGGACTTGAAAAGCTGGCCTATGAGCTTGAGCAAAAAACACCCATTACCTTTTCAATGCAGCTTGATCAGATGGAAAAAATCCATGAAAGTGCAGACGAACACCTTTTCAGAGTTGTACAGGAGGCAGTGTCTAATATCCTCAGACACGCGAACGCAACCGAAATCACGATCAGAACTGAAGTAAAAGGATCCTCCTTTTATCTTTTTGTCGGTGATAACGGAGACGGCTTTGACGTAACGGATAAAAAGTGGACCTCTTACGGACTGCAGACGATGAAAGAACGCTGTGAAGAAATAGGCGGTCAATTTGAAATCCGCTCAAAGTCAGGCGAAGGCACTTATATCACAATCAGAATTCCGATCATGGAAGGAGGAGAGTAA
- a CDS encoding LuxR family transcriptional regulator, whose amino-acid sequence MTKVKVMIVDDHEMVRLGIKSYLLTEPGIEFVGEAINGKEAAVLAEQTKPDVILMDLLMEGGTGIDATKDILSFLPDTKIIILTSYYDDEQVFPALEAGAHSYILKTSSASQILDTVYKASKGESVIEQQVASKLMNRFRTKERVLHEDLTEREMDVLKCLGDGLTNQEIADELYIGIKTVKTHVSNVLSKLEISDRTQAAIYANRNGLLRGK is encoded by the coding sequence GTGACGAAAGTAAAGGTTATGATCGTAGATGATCATGAAATGGTCAGGCTCGGGATTAAATCATATTTACTGACTGAACCCGGTATTGAATTCGTCGGTGAAGCAATCAACGGGAAAGAAGCTGCCGTTCTAGCAGAACAGACTAAGCCGGACGTGATCTTAATGGATCTTCTGATGGAAGGTGGCACAGGCATTGATGCAACAAAAGATATTCTGAGCTTCCTGCCTGATACAAAGATTATCATCCTGACAAGCTACTATGACGATGAACAGGTATTCCCGGCACTTGAAGCAGGTGCCCATAGCTATATACTTAAAACCTCTTCAGCTTCTCAAATCCTTGATACCGTCTACAAAGCGTCAAAAGGAGAATCAGTCATCGAACAACAGGTAGCAAGCAAGCTGATGAACCGTTTCAGAACAAAAGAAAGAGTCCTTCATGAGGATCTTACTGAAAGAGAAATGGATGTACTCAAATGTCTCGGTGACGGACTGACCAATCAGGAAATTGCAGATGAACTATACATAGGAATCAAAACAGTCAAAACGCACGTTAGTAACGTACTCAGCAAGCTTGAAATCAGCGATCGCACGCAGGCGGCGATTTATGCGAACCGGAATGGATTGTTGCGGGGGAAGTAG
- a CDS encoding uroporphyrinogen decarboxylase: MSSFNDTFLKAARGEAVSHTPVWYMRQAGRSQPEYRAIKEKYSLFEITHQPELCAYVTRLPVENYGVDAAVLYKDIMTPLPAIGVDVEIKSGIGPVIHNPIKSVQDIEKLGMIEPEEDVPYVLDTIKLLTTEQLNVPLIGFGGAPFTLASYMIEGGPSRNYHKTKAFMYQETNAWHALMDKLAEMTIRYTTAQVKAGAGTIQMFDSWVGTLNVQDYRTYIKPHMEKIFAALKELNIPLIMHGVGAAHLAKDWNDLPLDVVGLDWRLSIEEAREKGVTKTVQGNLDPSLLLCDWDIIEKHVKPILDAGMKHPGHIFNLGHGVFPEVQPDTLKKLTAFVQEYTAR, translated from the coding sequence ATGAGTTCATTTAATGATACATTTTTAAAGGCAGCAAGAGGAGAGGCAGTCTCGCACACACCTGTCTGGTATATGAGGCAGGCGGGCCGCTCGCAGCCTGAGTACCGCGCGATAAAAGAGAAATACTCTTTATTTGAAATCACTCACCAGCCTGAGCTTTGCGCATATGTGACCAGACTTCCGGTCGAAAACTACGGTGTGGATGCAGCGGTTCTTTATAAAGACATTATGACGCCGCTTCCTGCAATTGGCGTGGATGTTGAAATTAAGTCAGGTATCGGACCTGTCATTCATAACCCGATTAAATCTGTACAGGATATTGAAAAGCTCGGCATGATTGAGCCGGAAGAGGACGTTCCTTACGTTCTTGATACGATTAAATTACTGACAACTGAACAGCTGAATGTACCGCTGATCGGCTTTGGCGGAGCGCCATTTACACTGGCGAGCTATATGATCGAAGGTGGACCATCAAGAAATTATCATAAGACTAAGGCGTTTATGTATCAGGAAACAAATGCCTGGCATGCATTGATGGACAAGCTTGCTGAGATGACAATCCGTTACACAACTGCACAGGTGAAAGCAGGAGCGGGTACGATTCAGATGTTCGATTCCTGGGTAGGAACGCTGAACGTTCAGGACTACCGCACATACATTAAGCCGCATATGGAAAAAATCTTTGCAGCACTAAAAGAGCTTAATATACCACTGATTATGCACGGCGTTGGGGCAGCGCATCTTGCAAAAGACTGGAATGACCTGCCGCTAGATGTTGTTGGTCTTGACTGGAGACTGTCGATTGAAGAAGCACGTGAAAAAGGCGTAACGAAAACCGTACAGGGGAACCTTGACCCGTCACTATTACTTTGTGACTGGGACATCATTGAAAAACATGTAAAACCGATTTTAGATGCAGGCATGAAGCATCCCGGACACATTTTCAATCTTGGTCACGGTGTTTTCCCTGAGGTACAGCCTGACACGCTGAAAAAGCTGACAGCATTCGTTCAGGAATATACTGCCCGCTAA
- a CDS encoding ferrochelatase: MSKKKMGLLVMAYGTPYSEDDLERYYTHIRRGRKPSEELLEDLRDRYNAIGGISPLARITEEQANALTARLNEVQDDIEFVMYLGLKHIEPFVEDAVDEMKKDGVEEAVSIVLAPHFSSYSVKSYNKRAKDRSEEIGGPSITSIESWYDEPKFIQYWSEKVKDTFDSMTDEQREKAVLIVSAHSLPEKILAGGDPYPDQLKETADLIAEQAGVKNYEIGWQSEGNTPDPWIGPDVQDLTKDLHEEHGYTAFVYTPVGFVSDHLEVLYDNDYECKVVTDEIGADYFRPEMPNTQPLFIDAMVDKVMKTLG; encoded by the coding sequence ATGTCAAAGAAAAAAATGGGACTTCTAGTAATGGCTTACGGTACGCCATATTCAGAGGACGATCTTGAGCGTTATTACACACATATCAGAAGAGGCAGAAAGCCATCTGAAGAATTACTTGAAGACTTAAGAGACCGGTACAATGCAATCGGCGGAATCTCACCGCTTGCCCGTATCACAGAAGAACAGGCAAATGCACTCACTGCGCGCTTAAACGAAGTGCAGGATGACATTGAGTTTGTCATGTACCTTGGTCTGAAACATATTGAACCTTTTGTAGAAGATGCAGTGGATGAAATGAAAAAAGACGGTGTTGAAGAAGCAGTATCAATCGTTCTTGCACCACACTTTTCATCTTACAGCGTAAAGTCTTACAACAAGCGTGCAAAAGACCGCTCTGAAGAAATCGGCGGACCATCCATTACTTCTATTGAGAGCTGGTACGATGAGCCGAAATTTATTCAGTACTGGTCTGAAAAAGTAAAAGACACATTTGACAGCATGACAGATGAGCAGCGTGAAAAAGCAGTGCTGATTGTGTCAGCACACAGCTTGCCTGAAAAAATTCTTGCAGGCGGCGATCCGTATCCTGATCAGCTGAAGGAAACAGCAGATCTGATTGCAGAGCAGGCAGGCGTTAAAAACTATGAAATCGGCTGGCAGAGTGAAGGGAATACACCTGATCCGTGGATCGGACCTGACGTTCAGGATCTGACAAAAGACCTTCATGAAGAGCATGGCTACACTGCATTCGTCTATACTCCAGTAGGTTTCGTATCAGACCACTTAGAAGTGCTTTATGATAACGACTATGAGTGTAAAGTTGTAACAGATGAGATCGGTGCAGACTACTTCCGTCCTGAAATGCCGAATACACAGCCGCTGTTTATTGATGCGATGGTTGACAAAGTAATGAAGACATTAGGTTAA
- a CDS encoding protoporphyrinogen oxidase, translating to MITVTQSKRKIVIVGGGITGLAAAYRAQEKINNEQLDASITIIESNHRLGGKIQTVVQDGFVIERGPDSFLERKVSMGRLIKDVGLDHKLVPNATGQAFILVNDKLHPMPGGAIMGIPTQIRPFLITDLISLTGKLRAAGDFVLPKSNHEQDQSLGTFFRRRLGNEVVENLIEPLLSGIYAGDIDQISLQSTFPQYGKLEQDHRSLIAGMKKTSPAARRKPGAKKQSMFLTLSTGLESLVEKIESLLNDCEILKGTRVESISKDDKYQLSLNSGEVIEADSVIFTVPHFTAGEVFGEDGMLSEIEEVPATSVATVAMAFDKGDVEDILDGTGFVVSRNSDYTITACTWTHRKWPHTVPEGKVLLRCYVGRAGDETVVDLSDDQIEKIVIDDLNKIIKVNSKPDFTIVTRWKKAMPQYTVGHRERMADVRAKLEKDYPGVYLAGASYDGIGLPDCIDQGEAAAYKALNYIAQ from the coding sequence ATGATTACTGTGACACAGTCAAAGCGGAAAATTGTCATTGTTGGCGGCGGGATCACGGGTCTTGCCGCAGCATACCGGGCACAGGAAAAAATTAATAATGAGCAGCTGGACGCAAGCATTACGATTATAGAATCCAATCACCGCCTTGGCGGTAAAATTCAGACAGTCGTACAGGATGGGTTTGTCATCGAGCGTGGTCCGGATTCCTTCCTTGAGCGGAAAGTAAGCATGGGACGGCTGATCAAAGATGTCGGACTTGATCACAAGCTGGTTCCGAATGCAACAGGGCAGGCATTTATCTTAGTCAATGATAAGCTGCATCCAATGCCTGGCGGAGCCATCATGGGCATCCCGACTCAAATCAGGCCTTTTCTGATCACAGATTTAATCTCACTGACTGGAAAGCTGCGGGCAGCCGGTGACTTTGTACTGCCCAAGTCGAACCACGAGCAGGACCAGTCTCTTGGAACATTTTTCAGAAGAAGACTCGGAAATGAAGTTGTAGAGAATCTGATTGAACCTTTATTATCAGGTATTTATGCCGGAGATATTGATCAGATCAGTCTGCAATCCACTTTTCCTCAGTATGGAAAGCTTGAACAGGATCACAGAAGTCTGATCGCCGGGATGAAAAAGACTTCTCCTGCTGCGAGAAGAAAGCCTGGTGCGAAAAAGCAGAGTATGTTTTTAACATTGTCCACGGGTCTTGAATCCCTCGTTGAAAAGATTGAGTCACTGCTGAATGACTGTGAAATCTTAAAAGGCACAAGAGTAGAGTCGATCAGTAAAGATGATAAATATCAGCTGTCTTTAAATAGCGGAGAGGTCATTGAAGCTGATTCAGTCATTTTCACTGTCCCTCATTTCACAGCAGGTGAAGTGTTTGGTGAGGATGGCATGCTGAGTGAAATTGAAGAAGTCCCTGCCACCTCTGTTGCAACAGTTGCAATGGCTTTTGATAAAGGTGATGTAGAGGATATCCTTGATGGCACAGGCTTTGTAGTATCAAGAAATAGTGATTATACGATTACAGCATGCACCTGGACTCACAGAAAGTGGCCGCATACAGTGCCTGAAGGGAAAGTGCTGCTCAGATGCTACGTAGGACGTGCAGGTGATGAGACGGTCGTTGATCTGTCAGATGATCAGATTGAAAAGATCGTCATCGATGATTTAAATAAAATCATTAAAGTAAATAGCAAGCCTGATTTCACCATTGTAACCCGCTGGAAAAAAGCAATGCCACAGTATACTGTCGGTCACAGGGAAAGAATGGCTGATGTCAGAGCAAAGCTTGAAAAAGATTATCCTGGTGTCTATCTAGCCGGCGCATCTTATGACGGCATTGGACTGCCTGACTGTATTGATCAGGGTGAAGCCGCAGCATATAAGGCACTGAATTATATTGCACAATAA
- a CDS encoding tRNase Z — protein sequence MQVTVVGFWGGYPAAGEASTGYLIEEDNFKLLLDCGSGVLAQLQRYISPEDLDAMLITHYHADHTADIGVLHHALLIQHFLQNKDLHVTAYGHREDEQGFDMLAYKEQMSSVAYDPDKPLEVGPFTITFLKTTHPVPCYAVRIESQSGTMVFTADSAYQESFIPFAKDADLLIAESNFYKGMDASGAGHMTSTEAAAIAHEAGVKTLILSHLPHFGDLNQLITEAQEIYSGETLLASSGLTITYQGGTSHVIYR from the coding sequence ATGCAGGTAACCGTTGTGGGATTTTGGGGAGGCTATCCGGCTGCTGGAGAGGCAAGTACAGGTTATTTAATTGAAGAGGACAATTTCAAGCTGTTACTTGATTGTGGAAGTGGTGTACTAGCACAGCTTCAGCGGTACATTTCACCGGAAGACTTAGATGCTATGCTGATCACACATTATCACGCTGATCACACAGCTGATATCGGCGTATTACACCATGCACTGCTGATTCAGCACTTTTTGCAAAATAAAGATTTACATGTGACAGCATATGGACATCGTGAGGATGAGCAGGGATTTGACATGCTTGCTTATAAAGAGCAGATGAGCAGTGTAGCATATGATCCTGACAAGCCGCTTGAAGTGGGTCCTTTTACAATTACCTTTTTAAAAACAACCCATCCGGTCCCGTGTTATGCTGTACGTATAGAGAGTCAGTCGGGTACGATGGTATTTACAGCAGATTCTGCTTATCAGGAGTCATTTATTCCTTTTGCCAAAGATGCTGACCTGCTGATTGCAGAGTCCAACTTTTATAAAGGAATGGATGCATCAGGCGCAGGCCATATGACAAGTACTGAGGCTGCTGCAATCGCACATGAAGCGGGCGTGAAAACACTGATTCTGAGTCACCTGCCGCATTTTGGTGATCTGAATCAGCTCATAACAGAAGCACAGGAAATATATAGTGGAGAAACACTGCTGGCATCATCAGGTCTGACTATTACATATCAAGGAGGAACATCACATGTTATTTATCGATAA
- a CDS encoding lipoate-protein ligase A: MLFIDNKGITDPKINLAIEEYALKNLNVEEESYLLFYINKPSIIIGKNQNTIEEINTDYVEKNNIQVVRRLSGGGAVYHDLGNLNFSFITKDDGESFHNFQKFTEPVVDALKQIGVPAELKGRNDLLVGERKISGNAQFSTKGRMFSHGTLMFDSEIDNVVSSLKVRKDKIESKGIKSIRSRVANISEFLEEKVTIEEFKQLILRHIFGSEEEIKEYVLTEEDWKNIHELSEQRYQQWEWNFGKSPKFNLQHSHRFPVGSIDVRLDVEKGSIENCKIYGDFFGVGDVSEVEHKLIGTRYERAEIDKALEDVDLKHYFGNVDREEFIDLLY, translated from the coding sequence ATGTTATTTATCGATAATAAAGGCATTACTGATCCGAAGATTAACCTTGCAATTGAAGAATATGCGTTAAAGAATCTAAACGTTGAAGAGGAATCGTATCTGCTCTTCTATATTAATAAACCTTCAATTATTATAGGTAAAAACCAGAATACGATTGAAGAAATTAATACAGACTACGTTGAGAAAAATAATATCCAGGTCGTTCGCAGACTCTCAGGTGGAGGCGCTGTTTATCACGACCTTGGCAACCTGAACTTCAGCTTTATCACAAAAGATGACGGTGAGAGCTTTCATAACTTCCAAAAGTTCACTGAGCCTGTTGTAGACGCACTAAAGCAGATAGGTGTTCCTGCAGAACTGAAAGGAAGAAATGACCTGCTTGTAGGGGAAAGAAAAATCTCAGGTAATGCCCAGTTCTCTACTAAAGGAAGAATGTTCAGCCACGGCACGCTTATGTTTGATTCAGAGATCGATAACGTCGTATCATCACTCAAAGTCAGAAAAGATAAGATTGAATCAAAAGGAATTAAATCAATCCGAAGCCGCGTTGCAAATATTTCTGAATTCCTTGAAGAAAAAGTAACAATTGAAGAGTTCAAGCAGCTCATTTTGCGTCATATTTTCGGAAGTGAAGAAGAAATTAAGGAGTATGTGCTGACAGAAGAGGACTGGAAAAACATACATGAACTGTCTGAACAGCGCTATCAGCAGTGGGAGTGGAATTTCGGAAAATCACCGAAATTTAATCTTCAGCACTCACACCGATTCCCTGTCGGCAGCATTGACGTGCGCCTTGACGTAGAAAAAGGCAGCATCGAAAACTGCAAAATCTACGGTGACTTCTTCGGTGTAGGCGATGTCAGCGAAGTTGAACATAAGTTAATTGGCACACGCTATGAGCGCGCAGAGATTGATAAGGCACTTGAAGACGTTGATCTGAAGCATTACTTCGGAAATGTGGATCGCGAAGAGTTTATTGATTTATTATACTAA
- a CDS encoding long-chain fatty acid--CoA ligase translates to MNLSNRLQEAAEQFAGKTAYHFLDQSATYAELNGAVNKMANYFDSIGIKKGDHVGLLLGNSPHFVIAMYAALRTGATVIPINPIYTPDEIAYIIRDGDVKAIVALDLLLPLIEKAHAALPSVAHYVVCETEQGTAEKLEALPEEVKGKVIAFTQAIGTQQPVFKGPELNEDDTAIILYTSGTTGKPKGAMLSHKNVYSNAKDVAEYLDITKDDRVVTTLPMFHVFALTVVLNAPLINGGTMLIVPRFSPKDVFDVVEKYKATVFAGVPTMYNFLLQYPEADGSSFKSVRLCISGGASMPVALLENFENKFNVRVSEGYGLSEASPVTCFNPLDRDRKAGSIGTTITNVENKVVNELGEEVPVGEVGELIVKGPNVMKGYYKMPEETEVTIRDGWLYTGDLAKQDEEGYFYIVDRKKDMVIVGGYNVYPREVEEVLYTHPAVVEAAVVGVPDPNFGEAVHAYVVLKDQSVTKDDLLSFCAEKLAKYKVPTVVEFIEELPKNTTGKILRRALRDQVKQS, encoded by the coding sequence TTGAATTTATCAAATCGTTTACAGGAAGCTGCTGAGCAGTTTGCCGGTAAGACTGCCTATCATTTTTTAGATCAGTCAGCTACATACGCTGAACTCAACGGTGCTGTAAATAAAATGGCGAATTACTTCGACAGTATTGGCATCAAAAAAGGGGACCACGTTGGATTATTACTTGGAAATTCACCGCATTTTGTGATCGCGATGTATGCTGCGCTCAGAACAGGTGCTACAGTGATCCCGATTAATCCGATTTACACGCCGGATGAGATTGCTTATATCATTCGTGATGGGGACGTCAAAGCAATTGTCGCACTTGATCTGCTGCTGCCGCTAATTGAAAAAGCACATGCTGCACTGCCTTCAGTTGCTCATTATGTTGTGTGTGAAACAGAGCAGGGGACAGCTGAAAAGCTTGAAGCACTGCCGGAAGAAGTGAAAGGGAAGGTCATCGCATTTACACAGGCAATCGGTACACAGCAGCCTGTATTCAAAGGGCCTGAATTAAATGAAGATGATACTGCCATTATTCTTTATACGTCAGGTACAACCGGGAAACCAAAAGGTGCTATGCTTTCGCATAAAAACGTTTATTCAAACGCGAAAGATGTAGCTGAATACCTTGATATTACAAAGGATGACCGCGTCGTTACAACGCTTCCGATGTTCCATGTGTTCGCACTGACAGTTGTTTTGAATGCACCGCTGATCAACGGTGGAACGATGCTCATTGTTCCGAGATTCAGCCCGAAGGATGTATTTGATGTTGTGGAAAAATACAAGGCAACTGTTTTTGCAGGCGTGCCGACGATGTATAATTTCCTGCTTCAGTATCCTGAAGCAGACGGTAGCAGCTTCAAAAGTGTGCGTCTGTGCATCTCAGGTGGAGCTTCAATGCCTGTTGCACTGCTCGAAAACTTTGAAAACAAGTTCAATGTAAGAGTTTCAGAGGGTTATGGTCTCTCAGAAGCTTCACCTGTAACTTGCTTCAATCCGCTTGACCGTGACCGTAAAGCCGGCTCGATCGGCACAACGATTACAAACGTTGAAAATAAAGTCGTCAACGAACTGGGTGAGGAAGTACCGGTTGGTGAAGTAGGTGAGCTAATCGTTAAGGGACCGAATGTAATGAAGGGGTATTACAAGATGCCTGAAGAAACTGAAGTGACAATCCGCGACGGCTGGTTGTATACAGGTGACCTTGCTAAGCAGGATGAAGAAGGCTACTTCTATATCGTTGACCGTAAAAAGGATATGGTGATTGTCGGCGGATATAATGTCTACCCGCGTGAAGTGGAAGAAGTTCTTTACACGCACCCCGCTGTTGTTGAGGCGGCTGTTGTCGGTGTACCGGATCCAAACTTCGGCGAAGCCGTTCATGCATACGTCGTGCTGAAAGATCAGTCCGTTACGAAGGATGATCTGCTCTCGTTCTGTGCTGAAAAACTAGCCAAGTATAAGGTGCCGACAGTGGTTGAATTCATTGAAGAGTTACCTAAGAATACGACAGGTAAAATTTTGAGAAGAGCATTGCGTGATCAGGTGAAGCAGTCATAG